In one window of Candidatus Scalindua sp. DNA:
- a CDS encoding SDR family oxidoreductase encodes MRLSGRVAIVTGGSSDKGSAISELLASEGVSVAINYLRSKEKAESILKKIEESGGRAMICQADVTNKESVESMVDATRKQFGCVDILVNNVHGKICRKPFGETVWNEYEENLHGAVKGAYNCCQSVLEEMKNKKWGRIINVIDNIVNDPVSGYSSYITAQSALIGLTRSLAVDLGLYGITVNLINTGFTVTGKTPHAPLSVQEEITRQTPLKRLALPTDIAKALLFYASDWSDFVTGNCLIVDGGKAMH; translated from the coding sequence ATGAGGCTTTCAGGCAGGGTTGCTATAGTAACAGGGGGCAGCAGTGATAAAGGGAGTGCAATTTCGGAACTTCTGGCATCTGAGGGCGTCAGTGTAGCCATAAACTACCTGAGAAGCAAAGAAAAGGCAGAGTCTATCTTGAAAAAGATTGAGGAAAGTGGTGGCAGGGCAATGATATGTCAGGCAGATGTCACTAATAAAGAAAGTGTCGAGAGTATGGTCGATGCAACACGCAAGCAGTTTGGGTGTGTAGACATTCTGGTAAATAACGTCCATGGTAAAATATGTCGGAAGCCTTTCGGAGAAACCGTATGGAACGAATATGAAGAGAATTTACATGGAGCTGTAAAGGGCGCATACAACTGTTGCCAGTCTGTTCTTGAAGAGATGAAAAATAAGAAATGGGGAAGGATCATCAACGTTATTGATAATATTGTGAATGATCCTGTGTCTGGATACAGCAGCTATATCACGGCGCAATCCGCATTAATCGGTCTTACACGGAGCCTTGCAGTCGATTTGGGCCTCTACGGCATAACCGTTAATTTGATAAATACAGGATTTACCGTTACCGGAAAAACCCCGCATGCCCCCCTCAGCGTTCAGGAGGAGATAACCCGGCAGACACCTTTAAAGCGTCTCGCATTACCAACAGACATAGCGAAAGCCTTGCTTTTTTATGCTTCAGATTGGTCTGATTTTGTTACAGGAAATTGTCTCATAGTGGATGGCGGTAAGGCGATGCATTGA
- the atpC gene encoding ATP synthase F1 subunit epsilon has product MYSKDVTAIVAHGTSGYLGVMAHHTPLVTSLEPGPFKITEPGDKVVTLSLESGFMEVRGNKVVVLADSVKNQ; this is encoded by the coding sequence GTGTACAGTAAGGATGTAACAGCTATAGTGGCCCACGGTACCAGTGGTTATCTTGGTGTGATGGCTCATCATACCCCCCTTGTTACTTCTCTTGAACCGGGTCCGTTTAAGATTACTGAGCCTGGTGACAAAGTAGTTACACTGTCTCTGGAGAGTGGTTTTATGGAGGTGAGAGGAAACAAAGTTGTTGTTCTGGCTGATTCTGTCAAGAATCAGTAG
- the tsaB gene encoding tRNA (adenosine(37)-N6)-threonylcarbamoyltransferase complex dimerization subunit type 1 TsaB codes for MKVIGIETSGAIGSVCVCDNDTIVGRKEFGRRLGHGKEIVSSLNFLFQETAGTFHDIDLIAVSIGPGSYTGLRVGVTCAKTLAYSLNRPVIGVPTLDVLAENVTSDVKTFCPVIDARRKSVYACIYVRNDREQKRITDFLLIHPKDLLKILPDHILLFGDGIIPYKDIFAQKSLTVSPDGLGVASAVNVAKLGLKRYEQGERCEIETLEPLYLRKSEAEEKLETEL; via the coding sequence ATGAAGGTAATAGGTATAGAAACTTCCGGTGCCATCGGAAGTGTATGTGTCTGTGATAATGACACTATTGTCGGCAGGAAGGAGTTTGGAAGGAGATTGGGTCATGGTAAGGAGATTGTTTCTTCACTGAATTTTCTTTTCCAGGAAACAGCAGGGACTTTTCATGATATCGATCTTATCGCCGTCAGCATTGGCCCAGGTTCCTATACCGGACTGAGAGTCGGCGTAACCTGTGCAAAGACTCTCGCCTATTCACTGAACAGGCCTGTGATCGGCGTACCCACCTTAGATGTTTTAGCAGAGAATGTAACAAGCGATGTAAAAACCTTCTGTCCTGTAATTGATGCAAGGAGAAAGAGTGTCTATGCCTGCATTTATGTAAGAAATGACAGGGAACAAAAACGAATTACCGATTTTTTGCTTATTCACCCGAAAGATCTCCTGAAAATCCTGCCGGATCATATCCTCCTTTTCGGTGACGGTATCATACCGTATAAAGATATTTTTGCACAGAAGAGTCTTACGGTTTCGCCCGACGGGTTAGGCGTTGCCAGTGCCGTGAACGTTGCTAAACTGGGCCTGAAAAGATATGAACAGGGAGAGCGCTGCGAAATCGAGACGCTTGAACCCTTATACCTGAGAAAATCAGAAGCTGAAGAGAAACTGGAGACAGAATTATGA
- a CDS encoding MBL fold metallo-hydrolase, with the protein MKIGKYELHQIETGIFGLDGGAMFGIVPRPLWSKLNIPDEENRIDMALRALLIMGDKRNILVDTGIGNKFTDKHKKIYRIDQEKNNLNDSLKKFNLGTEDITDVLLTHLHFDHAGGATGIEDGEHTLTFPNATYYVQKINYEWALNPSDKDRGSYLRENFVPIAEKEKLHMVEGEGEIFPQIEVLVSNGHTVGQQLVKVSDGKQTLVYCADLIPTVSHIKIPYITGYDIYPLKTIDEKRELLSMASSNGWVLFLEHDADSEAVKVEKSEVGFTVREKIFL; encoded by the coding sequence ATGAAGATTGGAAAGTATGAATTACATCAAATAGAGACCGGCATATTTGGTCTGGACGGAGGGGCAATGTTCGGCATTGTGCCAAGGCCATTATGGAGTAAGCTCAATATTCCGGATGAGGAAAACAGGATCGACATGGCACTTAGGGCACTATTAATTATGGGTGATAAGCGTAATATTCTTGTTGATACCGGTATTGGTAACAAGTTTACCGATAAACACAAAAAAATTTACAGGATTGATCAGGAAAAGAACAACTTGAATGATTCTTTAAAAAAGTTCAATCTGGGAACAGAAGATATAACTGACGTACTGTTGACGCATCTCCATTTCGATCATGCGGGAGGGGCAACGGGCATTGAAGATGGAGAACATACCCTCACGTTTCCCAATGCGACATATTATGTTCAAAAAATCAATTATGAATGGGCTTTAAATCCAAGCGACAAAGATAGAGGCAGTTATTTGAGGGAGAACTTTGTTCCCATAGCGGAAAAGGAAAAACTGCACATGGTAGAAGGTGAAGGGGAAATTTTTCCCCAGATCGAGGTTCTGGTATCGAATGGTCATACAGTAGGTCAGCAATTGGTAAAAGTGTCGGATGGCAAACAAACGCTTGTTTATTGTGCTGATTTAATCCCAACGGTATCTCACATCAAGATTCCCTATATTACAGGTTACGATATTTATCCTTTGAAAACCATAGATGAAAAGAGGGAGCTGTTATCAATGGCAAGCTCAAATGGCTGGGTACTTTTCCTGGAACATGATGCAGATTCGGAAGCCGTTAAGGTAGAAAAAAGTGAAGTCGGGTTTACGGTAAGAGAAAAAATTTTTTTGTAA
- the atpD gene encoding F0F1 ATP synthase subunit beta: MKKGEVVQIIGPVVDIRFAPGDLAPIRNALKIEDKKRNISIVAEVAQHIGNDTARCIALAPTDGMVRGMEVFDTGGPISVPVGPEVLGRIFNLLGEPIDKLGEVKTKERYPIHRTAPSFEDREAVTTVFETGLKVVDLLAPFAKGGKVGLFGGAGVGKTVLIMELIKSIASEHGGFSVFSGVGERTREGNDLWLEMKESGVLDKTVLVFGQMNEPPGARLRVALTGLTMAEYFRDSQGQDVLLFIDNIFRFVQAGSEVSALLGRMPSAVGYQPTLANEMGDLQERITSTKKGSITSMQAIYVPADDFTDPAPVATFPHLDSTIWLSRQIAEMGIYPAVDPLKSTSRILDPLIVGQDHYDAARESQRVLQRYNDLQDFIAILGMEELSEEDKLIVGRARRLQRFLSQPFFVAEQFTGIKGKYVKIEDTVRGIKEVLEGKHDHLPEQAFYMVGGIEEVVEKAKQMEGK, from the coding sequence TTGAAAAAAGGGGAAGTAGTACAAATAATCGGTCCTGTGGTAGACATAAGGTTTGCCCCGGGAGATTTGGCTCCCATTCGAAATGCCTTGAAGATTGAGGATAAAAAGAGAAATATAAGTATTGTTGCAGAAGTGGCTCAGCATATAGGCAATGATACGGCAAGGTGTATTGCACTTGCTCCGACAGATGGTATGGTGAGAGGAATGGAGGTTTTCGATACAGGAGGACCGATATCTGTTCCGGTTGGTCCGGAAGTACTGGGCAGAATATTTAACTTACTGGGTGAGCCGATTGATAAACTTGGCGAAGTAAAGACAAAGGAACGTTATCCTATCCATCGAACAGCGCCTTCATTTGAAGATAGAGAGGCGGTAACGACAGTTTTTGAGACCGGCCTCAAGGTTGTTGATCTGCTTGCACCTTTTGCTAAAGGTGGAAAGGTTGGCCTCTTTGGCGGTGCAGGTGTTGGAAAGACCGTTCTTATTATGGAGCTGATCAAAAGCATTGCCAGTGAGCATGGTGGATTCTCGGTATTTTCCGGTGTGGGGGAAAGAACGAGGGAGGGGAATGACCTCTGGCTTGAAATGAAAGAATCTGGAGTATTGGACAAAACTGTCCTTGTCTTTGGTCAGATGAACGAGCCGCCGGGTGCAAGATTACGGGTCGCGTTGACAGGGCTGACCATGGCGGAATATTTCAGAGATTCTCAGGGACAGGATGTACTGCTGTTTATAGATAATATTTTTCGTTTCGTACAGGCAGGTTCAGAAGTATCTGCTTTGCTGGGACGAATGCCTTCCGCTGTTGGTTATCAGCCGACTTTGGCTAATGAGATGGGAGATCTCCAGGAGAGGATTACTTCGACCAAGAAAGGTTCTATAACATCAATGCAGGCTATTTATGTACCTGCGGATGATTTTACCGATCCAGCACCGGTAGCAACGTTCCCTCATCTGGACTCGACAATCTGGCTGTCCAGACAGATCGCAGAGATGGGTATCTACCCGGCTGTTGATCCATTGAAGTCAACATCACGAATCCTTGACCCGCTCATTGTCGGGCAGGATCATTATGATGCTGCCAGGGAATCTCAGAGAGTTCTGCAGCGCTATAATGATCTGCAGGACTTCATAGCCATATTGGGCATGGAGGAGTTGTCAGAGGAAGACAAACTGATTGTGGGCAGGGCCAGAAGGTTACAGAGGTTCCTGTCCCAACCGTTCTTTGTTGCGGAGCAGTTTACGGGTATAAAGGGTAAATATGTTAAGATCGAAGATACCGTAAGGGGTATTAAGGAGGTGCTTGAGGGTAAGCATGATCATCTTCCGGAACAGGCATTTTACATGGTGGGCGGTATAGAAGAGGTTGTAGAAAAGGCAAAGCAGATGGAGGGTAAATAA